In the Festucalex cinctus isolate MCC-2025b chromosome 10, RoL_Fcin_1.0, whole genome shotgun sequence genome, one interval contains:
- the LOC144026688 gene encoding tetraspanin-10 isoform X2 codes for MRLSMAMRGAERRPDRGGNLRQAGQGERRGGHVDVGPRSASDPDWLPGLLHHLLGMFWRAAQRHLPAQDVCVHPGAAAPPTAGGGNCGVPLHRRGRMSRCHQRCHPTSTWICDKVVFAEVMERTERLMMKSVVCYRDDRDLENAIDFVQKKFGCCGVDDYKDWSRNAYFRCSDDNPSLEACGVPFSCCVAPGNQTVLNTMCGFGTQREEPSRVRRRVFPDGCLDKIARWIKRNARMVGCLAGGLLLLQTCMMSLAWAQVCWINKVVRRKAALASRKAPKKDDVWLPAFADFDDQ; via the exons ATGAGGCTTTCAATGGCGATGAGAG GTGCTGAGCGCCGTCCTGATCGCGGTGGGAATCTACGCCAAGCTGGCCAAGGAGAAAG ACGTGGTGGACACGTTGACGTTGGACCCCGCTCTGCTTCTGATCCTGATTGGCTCCCTGGCCTTCTTCATCACCTTCTTGGGATGTTTTGGCGCGCTGCGCAACGCCACCTGCCTGCTCAAGACG TTTGCGTCCATCCTGGCGCTGCTGCTCCTCCTACAGCTGGCGGCGGGAATTGCGGCGTACCTCTTCACAGACGCGGTAGGATGTCACGATGTCATCAGCGATGTCATCCGACCTCCACTTGGATTTGTGACAAAGTTGTTTTTGCGGAGGTGATGGAGCGGACGGAGCGTCTGATGATGAAAAGCGTCGTTTGCTATCGGGACGACCGCGACTTGGAGAACGCCATCGACTTTGTGCAGAAGAAG ttTGGGTGCTGCGGCGTGGACGACTACAAGGACTGGTCGAGGAACGCGTACTTCCGGTGCTCCGACGACAATCCCAGCTTGGAGGCCTGCGGCGTTCCCTTCTCCTGCTGCGTCGCCCCCGGCAACCAG ACGGTGCTCAACACCATGTGCGGCTTCGGCACGCAGCGCGAGGAGCCGTCGCGCGTCCGACGCCGCGTCTTCCCCGACGGATGTTTGGACAAGATCGCGCGCTGGATCAAACGCAACGCCAGGATGGTCGGATGCCTCGCCGGCGGTCTGCTGCTTCTCCAG aCCTGCATGATGTCGCTGGCTTGGGCTCAGGTGTGTTGGATCAACAAAGTTGTCCGGCGCAAGGCGGCGCTAGCGAGCAGGAAGGCGCCGAAGAAAGACGACGTGTGGCTTCCCGCCTTCGCCGACTTTGACGACCAATGA
- the reep6 gene encoding receptor expression-enhancing protein 6 isoform X1, producing the protein MGLLSFLSAAKERAEKFLNEKNVVTDFLGKVEEKTGVKKKILAAGAVSVTGFYLVYGYGAALLCNLIGFVYPAYYSVKAIESPSKEDDTKWLTYWVVYGVFSLGEFFSDIFLYWFPFYYAFKVPSSPPCLSTCRTFLLVLSGPSPAAVFVPVVVHGPRGLEWIPGALQPSSATSFPPSRSHRGQHGQRPEREGHERRREPHQGSFVHPGQEQSVGVARSQKSAKCNWSRFCGKEQSVSSEPRARAFPGLTSSMFPEWREGAGPGPEEEEELLVFLQTSQPNLKMSLKSIQMHFFFF; encoded by the exons ATGGGCCTGCTCAGCTTCCTGTCGGCGGCCAAAGAACGAGCCGAGAAGTTCCTCAACGAAAAGAACGTGGTCACGGACTTCCTGGGGAAGGTGGAGGAGAAGACGGGAGTCAAGAAGAAGATCCTCGCCGCTG GTGCCGTCTCAGTGACGGGATTCTACCTGGTCTACGGTTACGGCGCTGCCCTGCTCTGCAACCTGATCGGTTTTGTCTACCCGGCTTACTACTC AGTCAAAGCCATCGAGAGTCCCAGCAAAGAAGAcgacacaaaatggctgacctaCTGGGTGGTCTACGGAGTCTTCAGTCTGGGGGAGTTCTTCTCTGACATTTTCCTCTACTGGTTTCCCTTCTACTACGCCTTTAAGGTACCCTCCTCGCCTCCTTGCCTTTCGACGTGCCGCACGTTTCTCCTGGTCTTGTCTGGTCCTTCCCCGGCCGCAGTGTTTGTTCCTGTTGTGGTGCATGGCCCCCGTGGCCTGGAATGGATCCCAGGTGCTCTACAACCGAGTAGTGCGACCAGTTTTCCTCCGTCACGAAGCCACCGTGGACAACATGGTCAGCGACCTGAGCGGGAAGGCCATGAGCGCCGCAGAGAACCTCACCAGGGAAG TTTTGTCCACCCTGGTCAAGAACAAAGCGTTGGTGTCGCCCGAAGCCAAAAGTCTGCCAAGTGCAACTGGAGCCGCTTCTGCGGGAAGGAACAAAGTGTCTCCTCCGAGCCAAGAGCGAGAG CCTTTCCTGGGTTGACAAGCAG CATGTTCCCAGAGTGGCGAGAGGGGGCGGGGCCTGGtccagaggaggaggaggagctactCGTCTTTCTCCAAACAAGTCAACCAAACTTGAAAATGTCACTTAAGTCaattcaaatgcactttttttttttctga
- the LOC144026688 gene encoding tetraspanin-33 isoform X1, which produces MQAATRTRSLQRRSRKCLRDASVRPSVRLHSPADMRGYRGIKYFLFIFCYVFWVLSAVLIAVGIYAKLAKEKDVVDTLTLDPALLLILIGSLAFFITFLGCFGALRNATCLLKTFASILALLLLLQLAAGIAAYLFTDAVMERTERLMMKSVVCYRDDRDLENAIDFVQKKFGCCGVDDYKDWSRNAYFRCSDDNPSLEACGVPFSCCVAPGNQTVLNTMCGFGTQREEPSRVRRRVFPDGCLDKIARWIKRNARMVGCLAGGLLLLQTCMMSLAWAQVCWINKVVRRKAALASRKAPKKDDVWLPAFADFDDQ; this is translated from the exons ATGCAGGCCGCCACACGCACGAGAAGCCTCCAACGAAGGTCCCGGAAGTGTCTGCGGGacgcgtccgtccgtccgtccgtccgtctgcatAGCCCAGCTGACATGCGAGGATACCGAGGCATCAAGTACTTCTTGTTTATCTTCTGCTACGTCTTCTgg GTGCTGAGCGCCGTCCTGATCGCGGTGGGAATCTACGCCAAGCTGGCCAAGGAGAAAG ACGTGGTGGACACGTTGACGTTGGACCCCGCTCTGCTTCTGATCCTGATTGGCTCCCTGGCCTTCTTCATCACCTTCTTGGGATGTTTTGGCGCGCTGCGCAACGCCACCTGCCTGCTCAAGACG TTTGCGTCCATCCTGGCGCTGCTGCTCCTCCTACAGCTGGCGGCGGGAATTGCGGCGTACCTCTTCACAGACGCG GTGATGGAGCGGACGGAGCGTCTGATGATGAAAAGCGTCGTTTGCTATCGGGACGACCGCGACTTGGAGAACGCCATCGACTTTGTGCAGAAGAAG ttTGGGTGCTGCGGCGTGGACGACTACAAGGACTGGTCGAGGAACGCGTACTTCCGGTGCTCCGACGACAATCCCAGCTTGGAGGCCTGCGGCGTTCCCTTCTCCTGCTGCGTCGCCCCCGGCAACCAG ACGGTGCTCAACACCATGTGCGGCTTCGGCACGCAGCGCGAGGAGCCGTCGCGCGTCCGACGCCGCGTCTTCCCCGACGGATGTTTGGACAAGATCGCGCGCTGGATCAAACGCAACGCCAGGATGGTCGGATGCCTCGCCGGCGGTCTGCTGCTTCTCCAG aCCTGCATGATGTCGCTGGCTTGGGCTCAGGTGTGTTGGATCAACAAAGTTGTCCGGCGCAAGGCGGCGCTAGCGAGCAGGAAGGCGCCGAAGAAAGACGACGTGTGGCTTCCCGCCTTCGCCGACTTTGACGACCAATGA
- the LOC144026688 gene encoding uncharacterized protein LOC144026688 isoform X3: MRLSMAMRGAERRPDRGGNLRQAGQGERRGGHVDVGPRSASDPDWLPGLLHHLLGMFWRAAQRHLPAQDVCVHPGAAAPPTAGGGNCGVPLHRRGDGADGASDDEKRRLLSGRPRLGERHRLCAEEVWVLRRGRLQGLVEERVLPVLRRQSQLGGLRRSLLLLRRPRQPDGAQHHVRLRHAARGAVARPTPRLPRRMFGQDRALDQTQRQDGRMPRRRSAASPDLHDVAGLGSGVLDQQSCPAQGGASEQEGAEERRRVASRLRRL; this comes from the exons ATGAGGCTTTCAATGGCGATGAGAG GTGCTGAGCGCCGTCCTGATCGCGGTGGGAATCTACGCCAAGCTGGCCAAGGAGAAAG ACGTGGTGGACACGTTGACGTTGGACCCCGCTCTGCTTCTGATCCTGATTGGCTCCCTGGCCTTCTTCATCACCTTCTTGGGATGTTTTGGCGCGCTGCGCAACGCCACCTGCCTGCTCAAGACG TTTGCGTCCATCCTGGCGCTGCTGCTCCTCCTACAGCTGGCGGCGGGAATTGCGGCGTACCTCTTCACAGACGCG GTGATGGAGCGGACGGAGCGTCTGATGATGAAAAGCGTCGTTTGCTATCGGGACGACCGCGACTTGGAGAACGCCATCGACTTTGTGCAGAAGAAG ttTGGGTGCTGCGGCGTGGACGACTACAAGGACTGGTCGAGGAACGCGTACTTCCGGTGCTCCGACGACAATCCCAGCTTGGAGGCCTGCGGCGTTCCCTTCTCCTGCTGCGTCGCCCCCGGCAACCAG ACGGTGCTCAACACCATGTGCGGCTTCGGCACGCAGCGCGAGGAGCCGTCGCGCGTCCGACGCCGCGTCTTCCCCGACGGATGTTTGGACAAGATCGCGCGCTGGATCAAACGCAACGCCAGGATGGTCGGATGCCTCGCCGGCGGTCTGCTGCTTCTCCAG aCCTGCATGATGTCGCTGGCTTGGGCTCAGGTGTGTTGGATCAACAAAGTTGTCCGGCGCAAGGCGGCGCTAGCGAGCAGGAAGGCGCCGAAGAAAGACGACGTGTGGCTTCCCGCCTTCGCCGACTTTGA
- the reep6 gene encoding receptor expression-enhancing protein 6 isoform X2: MGLLSFLSAAKERAEKFLNEKNVVTDFLGKVEEKTGVKKKILAAGAVSVTGFYLVYGYGAALLCNLIGFVYPAYYSVKAIESPSKEDDTKWLTYWVVYGVFSLGEFFSDIFLYWFPFYYAFKCLFLLWCMAPVAWNGSQVLYNRVVRPVFLRHEATVDNMVSDLSGKAMSAAENLTREVLSTLVKNKALVSPEAKSLPSATGAASAGRNKVSPPSQERESGERGRGLVQRRRRSYSSFSKQVNQT; encoded by the exons ATGGGCCTGCTCAGCTTCCTGTCGGCGGCCAAAGAACGAGCCGAGAAGTTCCTCAACGAAAAGAACGTGGTCACGGACTTCCTGGGGAAGGTGGAGGAGAAGACGGGAGTCAAGAAGAAGATCCTCGCCGCTG GTGCCGTCTCAGTGACGGGATTCTACCTGGTCTACGGTTACGGCGCTGCCCTGCTCTGCAACCTGATCGGTTTTGTCTACCCGGCTTACTACTC AGTCAAAGCCATCGAGAGTCCCAGCAAAGAAGAcgacacaaaatggctgacctaCTGGGTGGTCTACGGAGTCTTCAGTCTGGGGGAGTTCTTCTCTGACATTTTCCTCTACTGGTTTCCCTTCTACTACGCCTTTAAG TGTTTGTTCCTGTTGTGGTGCATGGCCCCCGTGGCCTGGAATGGATCCCAGGTGCTCTACAACCGAGTAGTGCGACCAGTTTTCCTCCGTCACGAAGCCACCGTGGACAACATGGTCAGCGACCTGAGCGGGAAGGCCATGAGCGCCGCAGAGAACCTCACCAGGGAAG TTTTGTCCACCCTGGTCAAGAACAAAGCGTTGGTGTCGCCCGAAGCCAAAAGTCTGCCAAGTGCAACTGGAGCCGCTTCTGCGGGAAGGAACAAAGTGTCTCCTCCGAGCCAAGAGCGAGAG AGTGGCGAGAGGGGGCGGGGCCTGGtccagaggaggaggaggagctactCGTCTTTCTCCAAACAAGTCAACCAAACTTGA